From Desulfuromonas sp., one genomic window encodes:
- a CDS encoding peptidyl-prolyl cis-trans isomerase A, giving the protein MSDSNPQVKLETSMGEITVELDAENAPISTENFLGYVKDGFYDGTIFHRVIADFMIQGGGMNPDMSQKKTKAQIKNEATNGLTNKRGTLAMARTQVVDSATAQFFINTVDNDFLNHQNESAMGYGYAVFGKVVDGMETVDAIRQVETGNHGMHQDVPKESVVIEKATVISNQ; this is encoded by the coding sequence ATGAGCGATTCAAACCCGCAGGTTAAACTTGAGACCAGTATGGGTGAAATTACGGTCGAACTCGATGCTGAGAATGCGCCGATTTCAACCGAAAATTTTCTCGGTTATGTCAAGGACGGTTTCTATGACGGCACCATCTTTCATCGGGTGATTGCCGATTTCATGATTCAGGGCGGCGGCATGAACCCGGATATGAGCCAGAAAAAGACCAAGGCACAGATCAAGAATGAAGCGACCAACGGCCTGACCAACAAGCGTGGCACCCTGGCAATGGCCCGGACCCAGGTTGTCGACAGCGCCACCGCCCAGTTTTTCATCAACACCGTCGACAACGATTTCCTCAATCACCAGAATGAATCGGCCATGGGTTACGGCTACGCCGTATTCGGCAAGGTCGTCGACGGGATGGAGACGGTTGATGCGATCCGCCAGGTGGAAACCGGGAACCACGGCATGCACCAGGATGTGCCAAAGGAATCGGTGGTGATTG